The genomic stretch CACTTCCTGAGGAAAAGTGTTGGTTATTGTTTAGTCGAATTGCTTTTTTTGGAAAAACCATTGAAGAATCTAATGAATTGGTGGAAATTGGTAGGAAACTTGTCCAAAAGTGTAAGGGCTTGCCGCTCGCTGTAAAGACTTTAGCTAGtcttttgtattataaaaaaactttagatgAATGGCAAAATATCTTAGGCAGTGAAATTTGGGAAATAGAAAGGGTAGAACAAGAGGTTTTTCGACCTCTACTATTAAGTTATTGTGATTTACCCTGTACTTTGAAAAAATGTTTCTTATATTGTGCCATTTTCCCAAAGGATTATGAAATAGATATAAGCAATTTGATTAGGCTATGGATGGCCCATGGTTATGTGAAGTCAAAGCCAAATAAGGATATGGAGTTAGTTGGCAAAGAGTATTTTGAAACCTTATCAATGCGttctttctttcaagattttgaaaaaGGACCTCTTGAAATTAGAATAAGGTCTTGCAAAATGCATGATATGGTACATGATTTTGCTCAATTTCTTACCCAAAATGAATGTTATGCAATGGAGGTTGCTAGTGTTGGGGAGCTAAAATTGGACTCTATTAGCGTTAGACATTCAAGGATAAAGATTCAAGAAGGGGCCTCATTTCCTAGCTCCATATATACTAGAAAGACTTTTCTACGTAGCCTTATGGTTGATTGTAATGATGGTGTTAACCCTAAGATAGTTTTGTCCAAATCAGTTGATCAGTTGGCATATTTAAGGTCACTATCTTTGTACAAGTGCTCCATTGAAGAGATTCCTGTAGAAATAAAAGGGTTAATACACTTGAGGTATCTTGATTTGTCAGGAaacgataaaataaaaaaattgcccGAAACATTGTGTGAGTTACACAATCTACAGACCTTAGACATTAGTGGGTGTCGAGCTCTCAGAAAACTACCTCAAGGGATGggaaatttaattaacatgAGATGTTTGTTGAATTGGGGAACTAGTATAAGTTACATGCCAAAAGGTTTAGAACGATTGACTTGTCTACGAACATTACGATTTGTGATAAGTGACGGCAGTTATGGTAGTAAAGCATGCTCCATTGAATGTCTTAGAAACTTCAAAGGCCTCCAAGATCTTGGTATAAAAGGCTTTGGAAACTTGACAGATGCAGCTAAGGTCAAGGGAATAGAATTAATCGATAAGAAAAACCTGCGTGATTTGATTGTAGACTTTGAGAGGAGTAACAATGCGGGGCATGATTATGAAGAATTTCTTGAAGCGTTGCAACCACCCCCAAATTTAATGGAGCTATCGCTGCGAAATTATAGAGGCAACACTATGTCCCCTAATTGGATGGTGTCATTAAACAGATTGAGAAAGTTATCTTTGGAGGATTGTAGAAACTGTGAGCACTTGCCTCCTCTGGGTAAGTTATCATCCCTTGAAATTCTTTCCATATGGAGAATGATTAGACTGAAAAGAGTGGGTAATGAGTTTTTGGGAATAGAGAATGATACCACATCAGCGTTTTCATCAGTAATTGCttttccaaaattaaaacaTCTACAGTTTATTGGTATGCGTGACTGGGAAGAGTGGAATTACGATTTTACGAAGAGAGGAGACGAAGATATTAAAGTCATGCCATCTCTTGAGACCTTGCAAATTTCAGGCGCCCTCAAATTGAGATCACTGCCTAACCATCTTCGTCAGATGTCAACGTTGGAGaagatatttcatttttgtcctCTTCTCGACGAACAGAGAACCGAtaactcatcatcatcttcagcAAGCTATCAACTTCAACAATGATGCAGTACATGTGCAAATATACAGACTTTGAATTCTCAAACACCTAGGGATGCCATCAATATAACTCGCAGGTGATTTc from Mangifera indica cultivar Alphonso chromosome 6, CATAS_Mindica_2.1, whole genome shotgun sequence encodes the following:
- the LOC123218265 gene encoding putative disease resistance protein RGA3 isoform X1, with translation MAEFLVEIVLEQFASITLQQAEEGIKLIAGAGQEVERLQSNLRSIRAVLDDAENRQVRALLDDAENRQAKDNDVRDWLAKLKDVSYDIDDVLDEWNTKLQKSKIKKAEAAFNPLKKVCSSILHYLRCRPLVMRYDIGVKIKDLDRKLGIIAMEKTTFNFRPMREGNKEIERPMTTSVVDLTQVYGREDDKNKIVDLLLSQSSCAQDLCIISIVGMGGIGKTTLAKVVFNNDKVRTHFEKKIWVCVSEPFDELRIAKAILESLTNSAPNLDLLETVVQNIRQNLETKKFLLVLDDVWTEDPKNWENLKLSLTCGSPESRILVTTRKVEAANAIGTTENISLGTLPEEKCWLLFSRIAFFGKTIEESNELVEIGRKLVQKCKGLPLAVKTLASLLYYKKTLDEWQNILGSEIWEIERVEQEVFRPLLLSYCDLPCTLKKCFLYCAIFPKDYEIDISNLIRLWMAHGYVKSKPNKDMELVGKEYFETLSMRSFFQDFEKGPLEIRIRSCKMHDMVHDFAQFLTQNECYAMEVASVGELKLDSISVRHSRIKIQEGASFPSSIYTRKTFLRSLMVDCNDGVNPKIVLSKSVDQLAYLRSLSLYKCSIEEIPVEIKGLIHLRYLDLSGNDKIKKLPETLCELHNLQTLDISGCRALRKLPQGMGNLINMRCLLNWGTSISYMPKGLERLTCLRTLRFVISDGSYGSKACSIECLRNFKGLQDLGIKGFGNLTDAAKVKGIELIDKKNLRDLIVDFERSNNAGHDYEEFLEALQPPPNLMELSLRNYRGNTMSPNWMVSLNRLRKLSLEDCRNCEHLPPLGKLSSLEILSIWRMIRLKRVGNEFLGIENDTTSAFSSVIAFPKLKHLQFIGMRDWEEWNYDFTKRGDEDIKVMPSLETLQISGALKLRSLPNHLRQMSTLEKIFHFCPLLDEQRTDNSSSSSASYQLQQ
- the LOC123218265 gene encoding putative disease resistance protein RGA3 isoform X2, with amino-acid sequence MAEFLVEIVLEQFASITLQQAEEGIKLIAGAGQEVERLQSNLRSIRAVLDDAENRQAKDNDVRDWLAKLKDVSYDIDDVLDEWNTKLQKSKIKKAEAAFNPLKKVCSSILHYLRCRPLVMRYDIGVKIKDLDRKLGIIAMEKTTFNFRPMREGNKEIERPMTTSVVDLTQVYGREDDKNKIVDLLLSQSSCAQDLCIISIVGMGGIGKTTLAKVVFNNDKVRTHFEKKIWVCVSEPFDELRIAKAILESLTNSAPNLDLLETVVQNIRQNLETKKFLLVLDDVWTEDPKNWENLKLSLTCGSPESRILVTTRKVEAANAIGTTENISLGTLPEEKCWLLFSRIAFFGKTIEESNELVEIGRKLVQKCKGLPLAVKTLASLLYYKKTLDEWQNILGSEIWEIERVEQEVFRPLLLSYCDLPCTLKKCFLYCAIFPKDYEIDISNLIRLWMAHGYVKSKPNKDMELVGKEYFETLSMRSFFQDFEKGPLEIRIRSCKMHDMVHDFAQFLTQNECYAMEVASVGELKLDSISVRHSRIKIQEGASFPSSIYTRKTFLRSLMVDCNDGVNPKIVLSKSVDQLAYLRSLSLYKCSIEEIPVEIKGLIHLRYLDLSGNDKIKKLPETLCELHNLQTLDISGCRALRKLPQGMGNLINMRCLLNWGTSISYMPKGLERLTCLRTLRFVISDGSYGSKACSIECLRNFKGLQDLGIKGFGNLTDAAKVKGIELIDKKNLRDLIVDFERSNNAGHDYEEFLEALQPPPNLMELSLRNYRGNTMSPNWMVSLNRLRKLSLEDCRNCEHLPPLGKLSSLEILSIWRMIRLKRVGNEFLGIENDTTSAFSSVIAFPKLKHLQFIGMRDWEEWNYDFTKRGDEDIKVMPSLETLQISGALKLRSLPNHLRQMSTLEKIFHFCPLLDEQRTDNSSSSSASYQLQQ